Proteins encoded by one window of Paenibacillus sp. DCT19:
- a CDS encoding helix-turn-helix domain-containing protein has product MLSTLYECQEVCKVADAGTVFPIRLHVSNPTLVIPLSGIRLCADEHNYTLGSGKCIFLQSMSDELKLETIELEAMHSVYIISFQRYQLVEQTGDNVQYQLSDEQLPENGRVMKFARHLQGSLQELVERVMHAANPKRNPQVNLMLNELLQQVFIHWDDAEGNYVRERSIKQVCTYMQHNLDTNLTRLQLAQMSGFNPSYFSSLFRKETGWSFGDYLNRLRLDEAKRLLLTTSDSLQTIALRTGFSDSSYLSKTFKKHVHITPGAFRSLQQTKQIAALQFVGALLAIGITPILTTNEVYDSSELIHDELQQTVVTDNAKLIEQMREVRPELILAPTYFYHFPDVLIALEEIAPVVTLEWGKLDKIEEVEKVGALFAREQASREWLSQYQSNVNETRRLLRSVILPQHTVGIYELNYDQRWLIPHTKVRSAYNLYQALQCAAPDRIQKEVLDKDRPLFIQEEEMISYAADYMLVIIPTSPHENGLEKLTSRQVWQRLITELGCRVYPLVLNEFWMDDGLSLDKQLEKIRHALLSTSESNDCTGMKPDHNTSTIR; this is encoded by the coding sequence ATGTTGTCTACGTTATATGAATGTCAGGAGGTTTGTAAAGTAGCTGATGCTGGAACGGTATTTCCGATTCGTCTGCATGTGTCCAATCCTACGTTGGTGATTCCCTTATCTGGAATTCGCCTTTGTGCGGATGAGCACAATTACACGCTAGGGAGTGGGAAATGTATTTTTCTTCAGTCCATGTCTGACGAACTTAAGTTAGAGACCATTGAGCTGGAAGCGATGCATTCCGTATATATCATTTCGTTTCAGCGTTATCAGCTTGTGGAGCAGACGGGAGACAATGTTCAATATCAGCTCAGTGATGAGCAATTGCCGGAGAATGGCAGGGTGATGAAGTTTGCTCGGCATCTACAGGGTAGTCTCCAGGAGCTGGTAGAGCGTGTGATGCATGCGGCCAACCCTAAGCGTAATCCTCAAGTGAATCTAATGTTAAATGAATTACTTCAACAGGTGTTTATTCATTGGGATGATGCAGAGGGGAACTATGTGCGGGAACGATCCATCAAGCAAGTGTGCACCTATATGCAGCACAATCTGGACACCAATCTGACCCGGTTACAGCTTGCACAGATGTCGGGATTTAATCCAAGTTATTTCTCGTCCTTGTTTCGTAAGGAAACAGGGTGGAGCTTCGGGGATTACCTCAATCGTCTTCGTCTGGACGAGGCCAAACGTCTCTTACTCACCACATCTGATTCACTCCAGACGATTGCGCTTAGGACAGGCTTTTCGGATAGTTCATACCTGAGCAAAACCTTCAAAAAACATGTGCATATCACGCCAGGAGCTTTTCGTAGCTTGCAGCAGACGAAGCAGATTGCAGCTTTGCAGTTTGTAGGAGCATTACTTGCAATCGGCATCACACCCATTCTGACCACAAATGAAGTATATGATTCATCCGAGCTGATTCATGATGAGCTGCAACAAACGGTCGTTACTGACAATGCCAAGTTGATTGAACAAATGAGAGAAGTGCGTCCTGAGCTTATTTTAGCGCCAACGTATTTTTATCATTTTCCAGATGTGCTGATAGCGTTAGAAGAAATTGCTCCGGTAGTTACGCTCGAATGGGGGAAGCTGGATAAGATCGAAGAGGTGGAGAAGGTTGGAGCATTGTTCGCTAGAGAACAAGCATCTCGGGAGTGGCTCTCTCAGTACCAATCCAACGTGAATGAGACACGTCGTTTATTGAGAAGTGTTATTTTGCCACAACACACAGTGGGCATCTATGAACTGAATTACGATCAGCGATGGTTGATTCCGCATACGAAGGTGCGTTCCGCCTACAATCTATATCAGGCTTTGCAATGTGCTGCCCCTGATCGGATTCAGAAGGAGGTATTGGACAAGGACAGACCGTTATTTATTCAAGAAGAAGAAATGATATCGTATGCTGCAGATTATATGTTGGTCATTATACCTACTTCCCCTCATGAGAATGGGCTTGAGAAGTTAACTTCCAGACAGGTGTGGCAGCGATTGATTACAGAGCTGGGATGTCGTGTATATCCTCTGGTGCTGAATGAATTCTGGATGGATGATGGGCTGTCACTGGATAAACAACTGGAAAAGATACGACATGCGTTACTTTCTACGAGTGAATCCAACGATTGTACAGGCATGAAACCCGACCATAACACATCGACGATCCGTTAA
- a CDS encoding ABC transporter substrate-binding protein: protein MQTQKRGLHIFKIVILMMLVLMLAACGSTTNTAATEQGTEADTSTVTASGEQTDGEANSSEEAGKETHIIDTPNGKLELPVHPQRIVVDGYLPNMLALGIKPVGATRWELENKVIQDQIKGIADIGERSLESILELEPDLIITWVNPAADAQIIEQYEKIAPTLVIPYNHFPDIHENMRYFGSVFDKEAEAEEWLTGLDQVAADAREQISPYITPEDTFALMGVFVADKNFYVYGNGGYRGGEAIYTHLQLNPPEKQRNEIIGKETNRQISYEVVGEYAGDYIFLDQGEMLPEVWGSNEGVWKTLDAVKNNRVFQLDPDLFWVMIRSH, encoded by the coding sequence ATGCAGACACAGAAAAGAGGTTTACATATTTTCAAAATTGTTATACTCATGATGCTAGTCTTGATGCTCGCTGCTTGCGGTTCTACAACGAATACAGCAGCGACGGAGCAGGGAACTGAGGCGGATACAAGCACGGTGACAGCGAGTGGAGAACAGACAGATGGAGAAGCCAACAGCTCCGAAGAAGCTGGCAAGGAAACACATATCATCGATACGCCGAATGGAAAGTTGGAGTTACCTGTTCATCCGCAGCGGATTGTCGTAGATGGCTATCTGCCCAACATGCTGGCACTTGGGATCAAGCCGGTAGGTGCAACGAGATGGGAATTGGAGAACAAAGTCATCCAGGATCAGATTAAGGGCATTGCCGATATTGGTGAACGTTCGCTTGAGAGCATTCTGGAGCTGGAACCAGACCTCATTATTACTTGGGTAAATCCGGCAGCAGATGCTCAGATCATTGAGCAGTATGAGAAGATCGCGCCAACGCTTGTTATACCGTATAACCATTTTCCGGATATCCATGAGAATATGCGCTATTTCGGAAGTGTTTTTGACAAAGAAGCGGAAGCTGAAGAATGGCTTACAGGTCTAGATCAGGTTGCTGCGGATGCACGTGAACAGATTAGTCCTTATATCACGCCAGAAGATACATTTGCTTTGATGGGAGTGTTTGTTGCTGATAAAAACTTTTATGTCTACGGTAACGGTGGCTACCGGGGTGGCGAAGCGATCTACACACATCTTCAGCTGAACCCACCAGAGAAGCAGCGTAATGAGATTATCGGCAAAGAAACGAACAGACAGATCTCATACGAGGTCGTTGGCGAGTATGCTGGCGATTATATTTTCCTGGATCAAGGGGAGATGCTTCCAGAAGTATGGGGCAGTAACGAAGGTGTATGGAAGACACTAGATGCGGTTAAAAATAATCGAGTATTCCAACTCGATCCAGACTTGTTCTGGGTAATGATCCGATCTCATTAA
- a CDS encoding NAD(P)-dependent oxidoreductase, protein MAISKVPGEVHVGFIGTGVMGKSMAGHIQQAGYPLHVYTRTAAKAEALVKEGAVWHDSPAKLAAACDVVITMVGYPKDVEEIYLGEDGLVANAKPGSYLIDMTTSSPLLAARIYEAAEAKGLHALDAPVSGGDIGARDGKLSIMVGGSAEAFEAVRPLLEQMGTNIVLQGKAGAGQHTKMCNQIAIASGMMGVCEALAYAKTSGLDAESVLKSIATGAAGSWSLSNLGPRMIAGDFEPGFYVKHFIKDMGIALESAKAMGMKTPGLALAESLYQEIAQNGFDEKGTQVLYTYYLQA, encoded by the coding sequence ATGGCAATATCTAAGGTACCAGGAGAAGTACATGTTGGCTTTATTGGAACAGGTGTGATGGGCAAAAGCATGGCAGGGCATATCCAACAAGCAGGCTATCCGTTACATGTCTATACCCGAACTGCAGCCAAAGCAGAAGCTTTGGTAAAGGAAGGTGCGGTATGGCATGATTCACCTGCCAAACTCGCGGCTGCCTGTGATGTAGTTATCACCATGGTTGGATATCCGAAAGACGTGGAAGAAATCTATCTCGGTGAGGACGGACTAGTAGCCAATGCCAAACCAGGCTCCTACTTGATCGATATGACTACATCTAGCCCATTGCTGGCTGCTCGGATCTATGAAGCGGCTGAAGCGAAAGGGCTGCATGCTCTGGATGCACCTGTATCAGGCGGCGACATTGGCGCTCGTGATGGTAAGCTCTCCATTATGGTTGGTGGATCTGCGGAGGCGTTTGAGGCTGTACGTCCTCTGTTGGAACAAATGGGTACAAATATCGTACTGCAAGGCAAAGCGGGAGCTGGTCAACATACTAAAATGTGCAACCAGATTGCGATTGCTTCTGGCATGATGGGTGTATGCGAAGCACTCGCCTACGCGAAGACTTCGGGATTGGACGCGGAGAGTGTGCTGAAGAGCATTGCCACCGGTGCAGCCGGCAGCTGGTCGCTTAGTAATCTCGGACCGCGGATGATCGCTGGCGATTTCGAGCCAGGATTCTATGTGAAACATTTTATTAAAGACATGGGAATTGCCTTAGAATCAGCGAAAGCCATGGGCATGAAGACACCAGGGTTAGCACTGGCAGAGTCGCTGTATCAAGAAATTGCCCAGAATGGATTCGACGAGAAAGGTACGCAAGTCCTCTACACATATTATCTTCAAGCATAG
- a CDS encoding nuclease-related domain-containing protein has protein sequence MFKKIMSLFKSQPELANSITASAPPMSATIPSRTRTARSRRKTEGDWPVQPVEPSTAEQLYRLPSAYKCLHDLLVTNPKSRSGYSQIDHVVIGPRGSSSLRLVI, from the coding sequence ATGTTTAAAAAAATTATGTCTCTGTTCAAGTCACAGCCAGAGCTAGCCAATTCGATTACTGCTTCAGCTCCTCCGATGTCTGCAACAATCCCAAGTCGGACACGGACGGCTCGTAGTCGTCGCAAAACGGAAGGGGACTGGCCCGTGCAACCAGTGGAACCAAGCACGGCGGAGCAGTTGTACCGTCTCCCCTCAGCGTACAAATGTTTGCATGATTTACTTGTAACTAATCCCAAATCCCGCTCAGGTTACTCACAGATTGATCATGTGGTCATCGGGCCAAGGGGATCTTCGTCATTGAGACTCGTAATTTAA
- a CDS encoding sensor histidine kinase, producing MNWWDEICKRFKFRTKLILFLSAATVVISGITGLITYRIHIDLFNEEVSRQYSLTAEQILARLDSRVNDMYKVTDYITLNPSVKNAIKAQEAGISSYDQMKLEDELDDQLYQVRLDAPEIMGLRIYDLKENVFNLGAFAGSFQQMNPSYLAEMVHRLEGTGGEYVWNRLASDAFIQEEKTNWILAGRLMRSVDLETYGVMLILFNTSLFESYLKDLRLNDEVAVYLFDTNGELLYAFHNQDADPPPLKELSIGATEIRDEQGTTHLYTKQTSDKANFTLVSKVSLAQIQNKGKIIVKVAVFSAVASIVCSWLIITIISGRLLRPLASIVNAMKRVRDGQFNTRVQIETRDELGFIGERFNAMASRIDTLIHEVYERELSEKEAELKAIQAQLNPHFLYNTLTMFFWKFYMLGDEKSARLVTALSEMLQYTLEPVQRLTTLQDEMNQIEHYLQIQQARYQEALSIEISVPSELLRCQVIRLLLQPIVENVFVHAFADKRDNRHLHIRCSHQDGQEAVPDMLIIEVSDNGCGMSTSVMERIMEPMAPADEERQHIGMQSVLRRIELIHGDPYGVQIESKVNEGTLVRLRLPYQIGENSRSEHSDNREE from the coding sequence GTGAATTGGTGGGATGAAATTTGTAAACGCTTTAAATTCAGAACGAAACTCATTTTGTTTTTGTCGGCGGCCACGGTAGTCATCTCAGGAATTACGGGGTTAATCACCTATCGCATACATATCGACCTTTTTAATGAAGAAGTGAGTCGCCAGTACAGCCTTACCGCAGAGCAGATTCTTGCACGTCTAGATTCCCGGGTCAATGATATGTACAAAGTCACCGATTATATCACCCTGAATCCCTCCGTCAAAAATGCCATTAAGGCACAAGAAGCAGGCATCTCCTCCTATGATCAGATGAAGCTGGAAGATGAATTAGATGATCAGTTATACCAGGTACGATTGGATGCACCTGAGATTATGGGTCTCCGTATTTATGATTTGAAAGAAAATGTGTTTAATCTCGGAGCCTTTGCGGGTTCATTTCAACAGATGAATCCCTCCTATCTGGCAGAGATGGTTCATAGATTAGAAGGAACAGGCGGTGAATATGTTTGGAATCGTCTGGCATCGGATGCATTTATACAAGAAGAGAAGACCAATTGGATCTTAGCAGGACGATTAATGCGCTCTGTTGATCTGGAGACGTATGGTGTGATGTTAATACTGTTTAACACCTCGCTGTTTGAATCGTATCTCAAAGATCTGCGGCTAAATGATGAAGTTGCGGTGTATCTATTCGACACCAATGGTGAGCTTCTATATGCCTTTCATAATCAAGATGCTGATCCACCGCCCTTGAAGGAGTTGAGTATAGGGGCAACCGAGATTAGGGATGAACAGGGCACGACGCATTTGTATACCAAACAAACCTCAGACAAGGCTAATTTCACCTTGGTCAGCAAAGTATCACTAGCTCAGATTCAGAATAAAGGCAAGATCATCGTAAAAGTCGCCGTCTTCTCTGCGGTTGCTAGCATAGTATGCTCCTGGCTTATTATCACAATTATTAGTGGTAGGTTGTTGCGTCCGCTGGCGAGTATAGTCAATGCGATGAAAAGAGTGCGTGATGGACAGTTCAATACACGGGTACAGATTGAGACCCGGGATGAGCTAGGTTTCATCGGTGAACGATTCAATGCGATGGCTTCCCGGATTGACACACTGATCCATGAAGTGTACGAGCGGGAACTCAGTGAGAAAGAAGCGGAGCTCAAAGCCATTCAAGCACAACTGAACCCTCATTTCTTGTATAACACACTCACTATGTTTTTCTGGAAATTCTATATGCTTGGTGACGAGAAATCAGCCCGCCTGGTCACTGCCTTGTCCGAAATGCTGCAATATACGCTTGAACCTGTACAGCGATTAACGACCTTACAAGACGAGATGAACCAGATCGAACATTACTTGCAGATCCAGCAAGCACGTTACCAGGAAGCGTTGTCGATTGAAATTTCCGTTCCTTCAGAATTGCTCCGTTGCCAGGTGATTCGCTTGCTGCTTCAACCGATCGTGGAGAATGTGTTTGTTCATGCCTTTGCAGACAAGAGAGATAACCGTCATCTGCATATTCGTTGCTCACACCAAGATGGACAGGAAGCGGTACCAGACATGCTTATCATAGAAGTCTCAGATAATGGCTGCGGCATGAGCACATCGGTGATGGAACGCATTATGGAACCTATGGCACCTGCGGATGAGGAGCGTCAACATATAGGGATGCAGAGCGTTCTTCGAAGAATTGAGCTCATTCATGGCGATCCCTATGGTGTGCAGATCGAGTCGAAGGTAAATGAAGGCACTCTTGTACGGCTTCGCTTACCTTATCAGATAGGTGAAAATTCCCGTTCGGAACATTCAGATAACAGAGAGGAGTAG
- a CDS encoding response regulator has protein sequence MNGRLLVVDDETLFRQGLIHLIRNNPLGWEVVGEAADGEEAIQVVDHCTPDLIITDINMPIMDGLDLAERIHESGRDIMIIILTGYREFEYAQRAIRYGAIEFLLKPFSLDEACQVLRKAHERYRQRQSDNRIRAQYSQVDRTERLKEELNSLLLHHQFAAIIQRIDGLLEEASQMTLPRAKEEVHMLMKVMTELLAQQLQLQESGGTEQFGAEPLLWVHNVPEVIAWARSKSEEWLDMLRRLTQEHQDHVITRVMQYVEMNYSRSCTLQSVSTHVHVTPNYLSHLFKKETGQGFSQYVSRRRIEKAKLLLHRTRQSMAEIAEQTGFDNSSYFTTVFKQMTGVSPREYRKQTGEHVNR, from the coding sequence GTGAATGGACGTTTGCTTGTGGTGGATGATGAAACGTTATTTCGTCAAGGACTGATCCATCTGATTCGGAATAATCCCCTTGGCTGGGAAGTTGTTGGGGAAGCGGCAGATGGAGAAGAAGCGATACAAGTCGTAGACCATTGCACACCTGATCTGATTATTACGGATATCAACATGCCTATAATGGACGGTCTGGACTTGGCTGAACGTATACACGAGAGTGGACGCGACATCATGATTATTATTTTGACAGGGTATCGTGAATTCGAATATGCGCAGCGCGCTATCCGTTACGGAGCGATTGAATTTCTACTGAAGCCGTTCTCCCTCGACGAAGCATGTCAGGTGCTACGTAAGGCACATGAACGATATCGCCAGAGACAGTCCGACAATCGAATCAGGGCACAATACAGTCAGGTTGACCGAACCGAAAGACTGAAAGAGGAACTGAACTCGCTATTGCTCCACCATCAATTCGCAGCGATCATTCAACGCATAGATGGACTCTTGGAAGAAGCGTCCCAAATGACTTTGCCACGAGCCAAAGAAGAGGTACATATGCTGATGAAGGTGATGACTGAATTGCTGGCACAGCAGCTTCAACTCCAGGAATCAGGTGGCACGGAACAATTTGGTGCAGAGCCATTGCTGTGGGTTCATAACGTACCGGAAGTCATCGCCTGGGCTCGATCTAAGAGTGAAGAGTGGTTGGATATGCTGAGAAGGTTAACTCAGGAACATCAGGATCATGTAATCACGCGAGTGATGCAGTATGTGGAGATGAATTATTCCAGAAGTTGCACGCTGCAATCAGTCTCCACGCATGTTCATGTGACACCCAACTATCTAAGTCATTTGTTCAAAAAAGAGACGGGACAAGGCTTTAGTCAATATGTTAGCAGGCGCCGAATTGAGAAAGCCAAATTGCTGCTTCACCGTACGCGGCAGAGCATGGCGGAGATCGCGGAACAAACCGGGTTCGATAATTCCAGTTATTTCACGACGGTATTCAAACAAATGACAGGTGTCTCGCCCCGGGAATACCGCAAGCAAACAGGTGAACATGTGAACAGGTAG
- a CDS encoding sugar ABC transporter permease, with protein MKQRIRQQRLRRFKMNIPLIVMFVPVILFYLTFRYAPIGGLVMAFKDYNFYDGLWNSPWVGLQHFQTLFSDPRTVEIIRNTLFLSLLSIIIGFPIPIILAIMLNEVRNMAFKRTVQTVVYMPHFFSWVIIAMMIMTVFSLENGIVNRWVEAWTGEPYPFMYNKGSWIAVFVGSGIWKDMGFNAIIFLAALTTIDPSQYEAAQMDGASKLRQIWHVTLPGIRPTIILLLILSMGRVMEVGFDQVYMLQNSNVNEVADVISTYIYRTGLQGAQFSLTTAMGLFESLVAFILIFSANSIARRFNEGLW; from the coding sequence ATGAAGCAGCGGATTCGCCAGCAACGGTTGCGAAGATTCAAGATGAATATTCCGTTAATCGTAATGTTTGTTCCAGTAATTTTGTTTTATCTGACCTTTCGTTATGCACCCATCGGGGGATTGGTCATGGCGTTCAAGGATTACAATTTTTACGACGGTTTATGGAACAGTCCGTGGGTCGGTTTGCAGCATTTTCAGACACTATTCAGTGATCCGCGTACGGTGGAGATTATACGTAACACGTTATTTCTCAGTTTATTAAGTATCATCATTGGATTTCCGATCCCGATTATTCTAGCTATTATGCTGAATGAAGTACGGAATATGGCTTTCAAGCGGACGGTGCAGACGGTGGTCTATATGCCGCATTTCTTCTCCTGGGTCATTATTGCGATGATGATCATGACGGTATTCTCCTTGGAGAATGGAATCGTGAACCGTTGGGTCGAAGCCTGGACGGGAGAACCTTATCCGTTTATGTATAACAAGGGTTCATGGATTGCGGTATTTGTTGGATCCGGCATCTGGAAGGACATGGGGTTCAATGCCATCATATTTCTCGCAGCGTTAACAACCATTGATCCGAGTCAGTATGAGGCTGCGCAGATGGATGGAGCCAGCAAGCTGCGTCAGATCTGGCATGTAACTCTTCCAGGGATACGTCCCACGATTATTCTGTTGCTTATATTGTCGATGGGTCGAGTTATGGAGGTTGGATTCGACCAGGTGTATATGCTCCAGAACTCTAATGTCAACGAGGTGGCGGATGTAATTAGTACATACATCTATCGTACAGGTCTTCAGGGGGCGCAGTTCAGTCTGACAACAGCCATGGGACTATTTGAATCCTTGGTCGCATTTATCCTTATATTCAGCGCGAACTCAATTGCACGTCGATTTAACGAAGGCTTGTGGTAA
- a CDS encoding carbohydrate ABC transporter permease yields MRKTRGEKVFYLMNYVLLSLVAISCILPLLNIIALSFSDARAVVSGEVGLWPVDFTWFSYHSLITGTPILNAFWNSVEITLIGTGLSMAVTIMAAYPLSRRHFYHRRFFTMAMVFTMIFNGGLIPTYLVVQNLGLVNSYGALWLPGLVSTYNMLIMRSYFENLPGEVDEAARIDGCGELGLLFRIVLPLSKPLLATIALFYGVGYWNSFMSVMIYINDTSKYNMTVLVQNMIMSNLNVQDFTDPTMISNLTPEGIRAAAVIVMVIPILAVYPFLQKYFVKGVMLGSIKG; encoded by the coding sequence ATGAGGAAAACCAGAGGAGAAAAAGTATTTTATCTGATGAATTATGTCTTGTTATCATTGGTGGCGATTAGCTGTATTCTGCCCCTGCTGAATATCATCGCCCTGTCATTCAGTGATGCAAGAGCTGTTGTATCCGGTGAAGTGGGGCTGTGGCCCGTCGATTTTACCTGGTTCTCCTATCATAGTCTGATTACGGGGACGCCGATTCTGAATGCATTTTGGAACAGTGTGGAGATAACCTTAATCGGTACTGGGCTAAGCATGGCCGTAACGATTATGGCGGCTTATCCGCTGTCACGTAGACACTTTTATCACAGACGATTTTTTACGATGGCGATGGTGTTTACGATGATTTTTAACGGTGGACTCATTCCAACGTATCTAGTTGTGCAGAATCTCGGTCTCGTGAACAGTTATGGCGCACTCTGGTTACCGGGTCTTGTGAGTACGTATAACATGTTGATCATGCGATCTTATTTTGAAAATCTACCAGGGGAAGTGGACGAGGCTGCACGCATCGACGGTTGTGGAGAGCTTGGGCTCTTGTTCCGAATCGTGCTGCCGTTATCCAAACCATTGCTGGCGACGATTGCTCTCTTTTATGGCGTAGGCTATTGGAACTCATTCATGAGCGTAATGATTTATATCAATGATACGTCGAAATACAACATGACCGTACTAGTCCAAAACATGATTATGTCCAATCTGAATGTACAGGATTTTACCGATCCAACGATGATTTCGAACCTGACTCCAGAAGGCATTCGAGCAGCGGCTGTCATCGTGATGGTCATACCTATTCTGGCGGTATATCCGTTCTTGCAGAAGTACTTTGTCAAAGGGGTCATGCTTGGCTCAATTAAAGGGTAA